Proteins encoded within one genomic window of Vanrija pseudolonga chromosome 3, complete sequence:
- the CHL1 gene encoding ATP-dependent DNA helicase CHL1 encodes METNAEASSSRTPAAAEAGPALPHLATPESFPFPYPQPYSIQLDLMRTVFAALEDGKIAIVESPTGTGKSLTLLTATLSWLSAHGKRLDDAAEADLRARFTAEDPDDPPWVIESAVKRHMGELHAAAEARAARLAAVREKEGRLRRANAAGAFGRKRARVATEGDVEDKGEDRFLPDDGDAAPADSNLSAEVMALMATLDGGRKKEEQEEEENVPKVYFASRTHSQLRQLTAELLKTTFPAGKEDEEGEGTAGADDNISLVPLASRKQMCINDKVRARARDETRLNEACLDLQKSGSGARCEFLPKADDPRLLDARDGVLATVRDIEDLVLEGRAAGVCPYYATRRAVRQSQLVTLPYNLLLQASAREALGIDLTSQVVVIDEAHNLIDTLLGIYSTTLPASHLSNAAAQLTQYLARFRSRLKPRHALWISQTLAVLRGLGKVCDNYAIDAGTDKAKAKGELLDVNALMARVGGAGDAVNLIELVRYLKESKLSRKVSGYAESLEEAAAAKSERRPRTTSARHASIAAFHNVEAFLLSLTDARDDGRVILSLDNGAVLVKYVLLNPAERFADVVKSARAIVLAGGTMEPVSDFYSQLFPSVPRERFATLSCAHVIPKSNLLTQVVSRGPRKLDFEFKFSNRGDDALLAELGAALLSAVGLVPDGVVVFLPSYAFLDKLKTAWGSSLLDKLDQKKKLFYEPQSAAEVDSTLRDYARAIDAPELNAAGRPRTGALMFAVVGGKLSEGINFSDRLGRCVVMVGLPFANVGSVELQERMRYVERLPGASKDAANELYTNLCMRAVNQSIGRAIRHANDYAVILLVDRRYATQRIRSRLPKWIGEDVVVADDWSAAAKGIAGFFREKRARGV; translated from the exons ATGGAGACCAACGCCGAAGCGTCGAGCAGCCGCACCCCCGCGGCAGCCGAGGCGGGGCCGGCGCTTCCCCACCTCGCCACGCCGGAGTCCTTTCCGTTCCCCTACCCGCAGCCCTACAGCAtccagctcgacctcatGCGGACGGTGTTCGCCGCGCTGGAGGACGGCAAGATCGCGATC GTCGAGTCGCCTACAGGAACGGGCAAGAGTCTCACCCTACTCACGGCGACGCTCTCGTGGCTGAGCGCGCACGGCaagcggctcgacgacgccgcggagGCCGATCTACGCGCGCGTTTCACCGCCGAGGACCCGGATG ACCCGCCATGGGTGATTGAGAGCGCGGTCAAGCGACACATGGGCGAGCtccacgctgctgctgaggcgcGTGCCGCGCGTCTCGCGGCCGTGCGGGAGAAGGAGgggcggctgcgccgcgccaacgcggcgggcgcgttTGGGCGTAAACGTGCGCGTGTAGCgaccgagggcgacgtcgaggacaagggcGAAGATCGGTTCTTGCCTGATGACGGCGATGCGGCACCCGCCGACTCGAATCTTTCCGCCGAGGTCATGGCTCTCATGGCTACCCTGGATGGCGGGAGGAAGAAGGAAGAgcaggaggaagaggagaaTGTGCCCAAG GTGTACTTTGCTTCGAGGACACACAGCCAGCTGCGCCAGCtgacggccgagctgctgaAGACGACGTTTCCGGCCGGCAAGGAAGACGAAGAGGGAGAAGGGACCGCGGGCGCAGACGACAATATCAGCCTCGTGCCCCTCGCGTCACGCAAGCAGATGTGCATCAACGACAAGGtacgcgcgcgggcgcgcgacgagacgcGCCTCAACGAGGCGTGTCTCGACCTGCAGAAGAGCGGTAGTGGGGCGCGGTGCGAGTTCCtccccaaggccgacgacccgcggctgctcgacgcgcgcgacggcgtgctcgcgaccGTGCGGGATATCGAGGACCTCGTGCTCGAagggcgcgcggccggcgtgtGCCCATACTATGCTACAaggcgcgccgtgcgccagTCGCAGCTCGTTACGCTGCCGTATAACTTGCTGTTGcaggccagcgcgcgcgaggcgctcggcatcgacctGACGAGCCAGGTCGTGGTCATTGACGAGGCGCATA ACCTCATCGATACCCTACTGGGAATATACTCGACAACGCTGCCGGCGTCACATTTGTCCAATGCGGCGGCACAGCTCACGCAGTACCTTGCTCGTTTCCGCTCGCGACTGAAGCCACGCCACGCGCTGTGGATATCGCAGACGCTGGCCGTTCTCCGCGGGCTGGGCAAGGTGTGCGACAACTATGCCATTGACGCAGGCACGGACAAGGCGAAGGCCAAGGgggagctcctcgacgtcaacgCGCTCATggcgcgtgtcggcggcgcaggcgacgcGGTGAATctcatcgagctcgtcagGTACTTGAAAGAAAGCAAGCTCAGCCGCAAAGTCAGCGGGTACGCCGAGTCGCTTGAGGAGGCTGCGGCAGCGAAGAGCGAGCGTCGGCCGCGCACAacgtcggcgcggcacgcgtcCATCGCGGCGTTCCACAACGTTGAGGCGTTCCTGCTGTCCCTCACCGACGCGCgggacgacgggcgcgtGATCCTGTCCCTCGACAacggcgccgtgctggtAAAGTACGTGCTGCTGAACCCGGCCGAGCGCTTCGCCGACGTGGTCaagagcgcgcgcgcgatcgtGCTCGCCGGTGGCACAATGGAGCCGGTATCCGACTTCTACTCGCAGCTCTTCCCCTCTGTCCCGCGCGAGCGCTTCGCCACGCTGTCCTGCGCGCACGTCATCCCAAAGAGCAACCTCCTCACGCAGGTCGTGTCGCGCGGgccgcgcaagctcgacttTGAGTTCAAGTTCTCGaaccgcggcgacgacgcgctgctggccgagcttggcgcggcgctgctctccgccgtcggcctcgtccccgaCGGTGTGGTCGTCTTCCTCCCATCAtacgccttcctcgacaagctcaagacCGCGTGGGGCAGTAgcctgctcgacaagctcgaccagAAGAAGAAGCTGTTCTACGAGCCCCAGTCGGCTGCAGAGGTGGACAGCACGCTGCGCGACTATGCGCGCGCGATCGATGCGCCAGAGCTCAACGCGGCTGGGCGGCCACGTACCGGCGCGCTCATGTTCGCCGTGGTCGGCGGCAAGCTGTCGGAGG GCATCAACTTTTCCGACCGGCTCGGCCGCTGCGTCGTCATGGTCGGCCTGCCATTCGCCAACGTCGGCTCGGTCGAGCTGCAGGAGCGCATGCGCTACGTCGAGCGGCTGCCCGGCGCGAGCAAGGACGCGGCCAACGAGCTATACACCAACCTGTGTATGCGGGCCGTCA
- the MSRB3 gene encoding peptide-methionine (R)-S-oxide reductase family protein: MPRLSPNVARIALSSLRAPPRPIPRAAIAFARPAATTLAITLPFSWFAKEKPLHESHLPTEQETTADMSDKVQKTDSEWIAQLSPEQFRVLRQGGTERPGSSPLDKKFDAGTYHCAGCDAPLYTSKTKFNSGCGWPAFYDTVPGAVVRHEDNSLGMTRTEIVCAKCGGHLGHVFKGEGFNNPIDERHCVNGISLNFKEEEKK, translated from the exons ATGCCCAGACTCTCGCCCAACGTCGCCCGCATCGCACTCTCCTCCCTCCGAGCTCCACCTAGGCCCATCCCCCGCGCCGCTATCGCTTTCGCCAGGCCAGCAGCCACCACACTCGCCATCACCCTCCCCTTCTCGTGGTTCGCCAAGGAGAAGCCCCTTCACGAGAGTCACCTACCCACCGAACAGGAGACAACAGCAGACATGTCAGACAAGGTCCAGAAGACGGATAGCGAGTGGATCGCCCAGCTCAGCCCCGAGCAG TTCCGCGTCCTCCGCCAGGGTGGCACCGAGCGTCCCGGCTCGTCGCCTCTCGACAAGAAGTTTGACGCTGGCACGTACC ACTGCGCTGGCTGCGACGCCCCGCTGTACACCTCCAAGACCAAGTT CAACTCGGGCTGTGGCTGGCCTGCGTTCTACGACACTGTtcccggcgccgtcgtccgccaCGAGGACAACTCGCTCGGCATGACGCGTACTGAGATCGTCTGCGCCAAGTG CGGTGGTCATCTTGG ACACGTCTtcaagggcgagggcttCAACAACCCCATCGACGAGAGGCACTGTGTCAACGGCATCTCGCTCAACTTCAAAGAAGAGGAGAAGAAGTAG
- the RPL26A gene encoding 60S ribosomal protein L26-1: protein MASSTGLASDRRKSRKAHFSASSGEKRKIMSSSLSKELRAKHGAKSIPVRKDDEVLIVRGKYKGREGKVTQVYRKKWVIHVDRVHIEKSNAATAPIGISPSNVVITSLKLDKDRKAILERKNGKKTEEAAKAE, encoded by the exons ATGGCTTCCTCCACTG GCCTCGCTTCGGACCGCCGCAAGTCGCGCAAGGCGCActtctccgcctcgtcgggcgagaagcgcaagatcatgtcctcgtcgctgagcAAGGAGCTCCGCGCCAAGCACGGTGCCAAGTCGATCCCCGTCcgcaaggacgacgaggtcctcATTGTCCGCGGCAAGTACAAGGGCCGTGAGGGCAAGGTCACCCAG GTCTACCGTAAGAAGTGGGTCATCCACGTCGACCGTGTCCACATCGAGAAGTCGaacgccgccaccgcccccatcggcatctcgccctcgaacGTTGTCATCACTtcgctcaagctcgacaaggaccGCAAGGCCATCCTTGAGCGCAAGAACGGCAAGAagaccgaggaggccgccaaggccgagtaG
- the TIF1_1 gene encoding ATP-dependent RNA helicase eIF4A: protein MADAAGSPTTATARPETGAAAASSSSRRDSASAYAALEARVAATEASFAALQAQVSRLSSIVKAALPDASTPPASSAVPPPARVFSPFDPPASPPSQQPAFQPIGTAPRRSSPTPPSTGAAPGAPGPGGSVAASDSSTIAALTQQIAALSTSVAQLQRLQSHNAIAAPPPPLGYPASGGGPLAPPNGHPHGGHSGGPGQGPPGPQGPPALGGLARQMAAPLDSMPGPGPLGPHVSLLSPGGGRGDFGGPQRGANNRPFSTSLLVDDNKWGAPPGGKFGGGPGPLGNLGGGPSRDWQSSGPGPLIGTPPNGVNTGAAAPGAGIVVTKWEHLNLKVELLRSIAKYGIGPPNKIQARVLPFMLKGSDIIAQAPPTQERIISYVIPALQLCLSLPPPQGPYRGPAVIIITTTVDQATQCHKLVRNVGGPLGVRSALAAGAAGSGNLAAEVGAMQRDAIQMLIGTPAKINEVMSARGALSGNECRLLILDEVDQLIARNLYENVLSVARLLPSPRRPGGNLTPGGPTPFSPVVGSPYDNGQHSPFNPQSKTPFPSVQPSRFSTPGANGAPPPSPTPTIIDRQTCLFSNTIPTDVINFSQTLQVRDPVRVLVRREGSTNSQESVSSITPGINLKHTYVYLTITGSARTDESAADGPGTIGSGRANAGGGGAVSEEATRAKEYKLDMLVKILDDYPLWQAVIHVGTYSMLEAVVYKLSGRNWETLYLASDMPPSQKKAVLQQWRSSHPGQGPRFLVCFDVNPKPPDIPWTPLVVNFDLPRSVEGYALRAAAAVPPAPRQGQPSPHVNGVVVSFVQAAGGDVEMLRSTECAYRFKSAEIPTVFHDLFQH, encoded by the exons ATGGCTGACGCAGCCGGCTCGCCGACCACTGCGACCGCGAGGCCAGAAacaggcgccgccgcagcctcgtcatcatcacgGAGGGACAGCGCGTCCGCctacgccgcgctcgaggcgcgagTCGCCGCGACAGAGGCCTCGTTCGCCGCCCTCCAGGCCCAGGTCAGCCGCCTCAGCTCCATCGTCAAGGCTGCACTCCCCGacgcctcgaccccgccagcTAGCTCGgcagtgccgccgcccgcccgcgtcTTCTCGCCGTTCGACCCCCCCGCAAGTCCCCCATCACAGCAGCCGGCGTTCCAGCCGATCGGAACCGCACCCCGTCGCAGCAGCCCTACGCCTCCGTCGACAGGCGCTGCTCCGGGCGCTCCTGGTCCCGGTGGCAGCGTTGCTGCTAGCGACAGCAGCACAATCGCCGCGCTCACACAACAGATCGCCGCGCTCTCCACTAGCGTCGCCCAGCTCCAGCGACTGCAGTCACACAAtgccatcgccgcgccgcccccgccgctcggcTACCCGGCTTCGGGTGGTGGCCCCCTTGCCCCGCCCAACGGCCACCCGCACGGAGGCCACAGCGGTGggccaggccaaggcccgcCGGGGCCGCAGGGACCGccagcgctcggcggcctcgcacGCCAGATGGCGGCGCCCCTGGACTCGATGCCAGGCCCAGGTCCACTCGGACCCCACGTCAGTCTTCTCAGCCCGGgaggtggccgcggcgactttggcggcccccagcgcggcgccaacAACCGCCCGTTCTCCACCAGCCTgctggtcgacgacaacaagtGGGGTGCGCCGCCCGGCGGCAAGTTTGGCGGAGGTCCGGGGCCACTCGGAAACCTCGGAGGAGGCCCAAGCCGCGACTGGCAGAGCTCTGGGCCTGGCCCGCTCATAGGCACGCCGCCCAATGGCGTCAAcactggcgctgctgctcctggtGCGGGCATCGTGGTGACCAAGTGGGAGCACCTCAACCTCAAGGTCGAGTTGTTGCGCTCAATCGCAAAGTATGG TATCGGCCCGCCAAACAAGATCCAGGCGCGCGTTCTCCCTTTTATGCTCAAGGGCTCTGATATCATTGCGCAGGCTCCTCCGACACAGGAGCGCATCATCTCATA CGTCATCCCAGCGCTTCAGTTGTGTCTTTCGCTGCCTCCGCCGCAGGGCCCTTACCGTGGTCCGGCtgtcatcatcatcaccacgACGGTGGACCAGGCGACGCAGTGCCACAagc TCGTGAGAAACGTCGGCGGACCCTTGGGTGTCCGATCCGCTTTGGCTGCCGGTgcggcgggctcgggcaacctggcggccgaggttggtgccatgcagcgcgacgcgatTCAAATGCTTATCGGCACCCCGGCCAAGATCAACGAGGTGATGAGTGCCCGTGGCGCTCTGTCGGGCAACGAGTGCCGCCTGCTTAttctcgacgaggttgacCAGTTAATCGCCCGCAACTTGTATGAGAACGTGCTGAGTGTGGCGCGTTTGCTTCCTTCGCCGCGCAGGCCAGGTGGCAACCTCACCCCCGGTGGACCCACGCCGTTCTCACCGGTCGTCGGCAGCCCGTACGACAACGGACAGCACTCGCCGTTCAACCCGCAGAGCAAGACGCCGTTCCCCTCGGTTCAGCCCTCGCGATTCAGCACCCCTGGCGCAAACGGCgcgccccctccctcccccacacCGACGATCATTGACCGTCAAACGTGTCTCTT CTCCAACACAATTCCCACTGATGTAATCAACTTTTCCCAAACGCTCCAGGTACGCGACCCCGTTCGCGTGCTTGTGAGGCGCGAGGGCTCCACAAACTCGCAAGAATCTGTCTCATCAATCACTCCTGGCATCAATCTCAAGCACACATATGTCTATCTCACAATCACGGGTTCGGCACGGACGGACGAATCGGCCGCAGACGGACCGGGCACCATTGGCTCGGGGCGCGCCAATGccggaggtggcggcgctgtcagcgaggaggcgacgcgcgcaaAGGAGTACAAGCTCGACATGCTCGTCAAGATCCTCGACGACTACCCGCTTTGGCAGGCGGTTATCCACGTCGGCACGTACAGCatgctcgaggcggtcgtgTACAAGCTGAGCGGTCGCAACTGGGAGACGCTGTATCTTGCTTCAGACATGCCTCCTTCGCAAAAGAAGGCAGTCCTGCAGCAGTGGCGATCGTCGCACCCTGGCCAGGGCCCGCGCTTCCTCGTCTGCTTCGACGTCAACCCCAAGCCTCCTGACATTCCGTGGACACCACTGGTGGTCAACTTTGACCTCCCTCGCTCTGTCGAGGGGTACGCCCTTcgggcggccgccgctgtcccacccgcgcctcgccagggccagccgtcgccgcatgtcaacggcgtcgtcgtgagcTTTGTTCAGGCCGCCGGAGGAGACGTCGAGATGCTCCGCTCTACCGAGTGTGCCTATCGTTTCAAG TCTGCCGAGATCCCTACTGTCTTCCATGACCTGTTCCAGCACTAG
- the BIM1 gene encoding Protein BIM1, whose product MSVYVGESRGELLAWLNDLLAPNVLTKVEECGKGVIYCQVLDSIYGDLPMSRVKLNAKMEYEYLENFKILQKAFAKHRIDKPIPVERLVKCKMQDNLEFLQWMKKFWDLNSSGAEYNAAARSGGVIAAAAPAPSRAPAAARPSAAAARSAAPAPRASSAGSNAQVQLLNSQVQELQATCEGLEKERDFYFAKLRSIELIVGDRINLDEVDPIERETLQKVQEILYQTEDGFEVPEGEELLEGDSHHLDDEETF is encoded by the exons ATGTCCGTCTACGTCGGCGAAT cccgcggcgagctgctcgcaTGGCTCaacgacctcctcgcgcccAACGTGCTCACAAAGGTCGAGGAGTGCGGCAAGGGCGTCATCTACTGCCAG GTCCTGGACTCGATTTACG GCGACCTCCCCATGTCGCGCGTCAAGCTCAACGCCAAGATGGAGTACGAGTACCTCGAGAACTTTAAGATCCTGCAGAAGGCGTTTGCCAAGCACAGGATTgacaag CCCATCCCGGTCGAAAGACTCGTCAAGTGCAAGATGCAGGACAACCTCGAGTTCCTGCAGTGGATGAAGAAGTTCTGGGACCTCAACTCGAGCGGGGCCGAGTACAATGCCGCTGCGCGATCTGGCGGCGTGAttgccgctgcggcgccagcgccgtcccgcgcgccggctgccGCTCGTccctctgctgctgctgcgcgctctgcggccccggccccgcgcgcgtcgagcgccggctCCAACGCCCAGGTCCAGCTCCTCAACTCGCAGGTCCAGGAGCTGCAGGCTACGTGTGAGGggctcgagaaggagcgcgactTTTACTTTGCTA AGCTCCGCTCCATCGAGctcatcgtcggcgacaggatcaacctcgacgaggtcgaccccaTTGAGCGGGAAACGCTGCAGAAGGTCCAGGAGATCCTCTACCAGACCGAGGACGGcttcgag gtgcccgagggcgaggagctgctcgagggcgacagCCACCaccttgacgacgaggagacgtTCTAG
- the prtT_0 gene encoding Transcriptional activator of proteases prtT: MPLQPDAAAAAHTQQQQQESSSSSSAANAAAAGPALGPNPSSSDRYSQHGSSFPPASRDTSPGGVKRPRSPFEADDIKPNIARRASGTNGTTTPHANGAGSGSASGTPAAAATAQGPKRAAQACLRCRKQKLRCLGGWPCKRCVKSKNKCDFGGPAGAPGAGAAARGPGGTDSAQRIENLEASVATLLAGMSGAASAAAPPFGQGFDDRGSFGGSGSDRVPPQWSGGGGGGFDGPGSAPAPAPRFPRADVPLASPTTAASGQHVHFGNSPYGHGLPPNTSPGAYASSNSAFGPSPTGHVKSESGESKKKDRRSLPRHGPKGEDRLAAVDGGFEAPFKPLVYQPSVWDNREVSRRPSPHPSTSGVSRAGSSGDEHGALYDLPPALRRGHDDPISTEIVDERLAELLFTFFVQNCHPFMPIIEVADADAFHVIRHQSPTLLSAILAIAARFYVRYEERFPSPNLPSIAPGLPARLASLAQWHLAQTLLRKQQALFDVQAVLLLAAWGLESGGRGPDAWIVTGHASRIARRLGINRELTKAAAAARVARPHTAEWNELNAYAPKWRSWLGWFTFDGFLSLGFGRPQSTQFEIVDEQGFLQLRLMQPPPVPGTLAATSQYGDAYLSSQVELTRIGRDLINWGDSLREPRPDQEDDPRARDQSLKSMLRELNARLDDWCKRWIWSSSHYLPYLGPSARICRLQAEHMRLCLNSFALNAAPEEDKHVADSLYRGLQAAMSTIQTHHESSQTDLALSFATDYLTITLAQAAVFLIRIAKAPTSVQIAAKVDRPVVTHYLKMSIDVLEASDLSETRLSTYLARTLRDISRAAAIPGIAPLDGDEVDSEAQTRPPSAQGNAPTPQDAANGLARAGGVPLAAPGVMPPYGLENYLIDSNVDLGYLLGLPGDPTGIMGPGGMMPAFGSEFGTFPPGGVAMGM; encoded by the exons ATGCCCCTCCAACCGgatgcagctgctgctgcacacacgcagcagcagcaacaagagtcgtcgtcgtcatcatccgccgccaacgccgccgccgccgggccggCTCTCGGGCCAAacccgagctcgagcgatAGGTACTCGCAGCACGGGTCGTCGTTCCCTCCAGCGAGCCGCGACACATCCCCGGGCGGCGTGAAGCGGCCCAGGTCGCCgttcgaggccgacgacatcaAGCCGAACAttgcccgccgcgcgagtGGCACCAACGGCACGACGACACCGcacgccaacggcgccggcagTGGCAGTGCATCGGGcacaccagcagcagcagcaacggcgcAGGGCCCGaagcgcgcagcgcaggcaTGCCTCCGCTGCCGCAAGCAAAAGCTGCGCTGCCTAGGCGGGTGGCCGTGCAAGCGGTGCGTCAAGAGCAAAAACAAGTGCGACTTTGGCGGGCCCGCCGGTGCGCCTGGTGCcggcgcagccgcgcgcgggcCGGGCGGCACCGACTCGGCGCAGCGCATCGAGAACCTcgaggcgagcgtcgcgaccCTGCTCGCTGGCatgagcggcgcggcgtcggcagcagcaccaccttTCGGCCAGGGGTTCGACGACCGCGGGAGCtttggcggcagcggctcggATCGGGTGCCGCCGCagtggagcggcggcggcggaggggggtTCGACGGCCCCGGCTCTGCaccggcgcccgcgccgcgcttccCGCGCGCTGATGTGCCGCTTGCGTcgccgaccaccgccgcctcgggccagCACGTCCACTTTGGCAACTCGCCGTACGGGCACGGGCTGCCGCCAAACACCAGCCCCGGGGCGTACGCCTCGAGCAATAGCGCGTTCGGCCCCAGCCCGACCGGGCATGTCAagagcgagtcgggcgagagcaagaagaaggacagGAGAAGCTTGCCCCGCCACGGGCCCAAGGGCGAGGACAGACTCGcagccgtcgacggcggcttcGAGGCCCCGTTCAAGCCGCTCGTCTACCAGCCGTCGGTGTGGGACAACCGCGAGGTTtcgcgccgccccagcccgcaCCCGAGCACGTCGGGCGTGAGCcgcgcaggcagcagcggggacgagcacggcgcgctgtATGACCTCCCGCCGGCGTtgcggcgcgggcacgacgaccCGATCAGCACCGAGATTGTCGATGAGCGCTTGGCAGAGCTGCTGTTTACAtt cttTGTTCAAAACTGCCACCCGTTCATGCCGATTATTGAGgttgccgatgccgacgcgtTCCATGTCATCCGGCATCAGTCGCCAACGCTGCTGTCGGCGATCCTTGCCATCGCCGCAAGGTTCTACGTCCGGTACGAGGAGCGCTTCCCGTCGCCAAACTTGCCGTCGATCGCACCTGGCCtgccggcgcggctggcctcgctcgcccagtGGCACCTGGCGCAGACGCTCCTCCGGAAGCAGCAGGCGCTGTTTGACGTCCAGGCGGTGCTGCTCCTCGCAGCGTGGGGACTCGAGAGTGGCGGCCGTGGGCCCGACGCGTGGATCGTCACGGGCCACGCGTCGAGAATCGCCCGCAGACTCGGCATCAACCGCGAGCTCACAAAGGCTGCAGCGGCAGCCCGCGTCGCGAGACCCCACACGGCCGAGTGGAACGAGCTCAACGCGTACGCACCAAAGTGGCGTTCCTGGCTCGGATGGTTTACATTTGACGGCTTCCTCTCGCTCGGGTTTGGACGCCCCCAGTCGACCCAGTTTgagattgtcgacgagcAGGGCTTCCTCCAGCTGCGTCTCATGCAGCCGCCCCCGGTGCCGGGCACGCTTGCTGCGACGTCGCAGTACGGCGACGCGTACTTGTCCAGCCAAGTCGAGCTCACGCGCATCGGCCGCGACTTGATCAACTGGGGCGACTCGCTCCGCGAGCCCCGCCCCGACCAGGAGGATGACCCGCGGGCGCGCGACCAGAGCCTCAAGAGCATGCTCCGCGAGCTCAACGCCAGGCTCGACGACTGGTGCAAGCGCTGGATCTGGTCCAGCTCGCACTACCTGCCCTACCTcggcccctcggcgcgcatcTGCAGACTCCAGGCCGAGCACATGCGCCTGTGCCTCAACTCGTTTGCTCTCAATGCTGCGCCAGAGGAGGACAAGCACGTCGCAGACTCGCTCTACCGCGGCCTGCAGGCGGCGATGAGCACGATCCAGACACACCACGAGAGCTCGCAgaccgacctcgcgctgAGCTTTGCGACCGACTACCTGACTATTACCCTGGCGCAGGCAGCTGTATTCCTCATCCGCATCGCCAAGGCTCCCACATCGGTCCAGatcgccgccaaggtcgaccGACCAGTGGTGACCCACTACCTCAAGATGAGCAttgacgtgctcgaggcaAGCGACCTGAGCGAGACCCGGTTGTCGACATACCTCGCGCGGACGTTGCGCGACATTtcgcgcgcagccgccatCCCGGGGATTGccccgctcgacggcgacgaagTAGACAGCGAGGCGCagacgcggccgccgagcgcacagGGCAACGCGCCGACACCGCAGGACGCGGCGAACGGGCttgcgcgggcgggcggcgtgccccTCGCTGCGCCCGGCGTCATGCCGCCTTACGGACTTGAAAACTACCTCATCGATTCGAATGTCGACCTCGGgtacctcctcggcctgcccgGTGACCCGACGGGCATCATGGGCCCCGGGGGCATGATGCCGGCGTTTGGCAGCGAGTTTGGCACGTTCCCGCCAGGCGGGGTAGCCATGGGGATGTAg